The Mangrovibacterium diazotrophicum genome has a segment encoding these proteins:
- a CDS encoding antibiotic biosynthesis monooxygenase family protein, whose amino-acid sequence MIAKTPTPPYYAVIFSSVRTSVVDGYVEMAERMLELAQQQKGFLGAESARNNLGITVSYWQNLESIANWKKNIEHQMAQCYGREKWYSAYKTRIALVERDYGFGDVTD is encoded by the coding sequence ATGATAGCAAAAACACCCACTCCCCCTTATTATGCGGTTATTTTTAGCTCCGTTCGTACCTCTGTTGTTGATGGTTACGTAGAAATGGCAGAGCGAATGCTTGAGCTTGCTCAGCAGCAGAAAGGATTCCTTGGCGCTGAGTCGGCGCGAAATAATCTCGGAATAACGGTTTCCTATTGGCAAAATTTGGAATCAATAGCAAACTGGAAGAAAAATATTGAGCACCAAATGGCACAATGCTATGGTCGCGAAAAGTGGTATTCAGCCTATAAAACCCGTATCGCATTAGTGGAACGCGATTACGGTTTTGGCGACGTGACCGATTAG
- the yidC gene encoding membrane protein insertase YidC: MDKNTIVGIVLIVAILIGFSILNKPSQEEIEAAKHKQDSIAQVEAEQQQQAQIRAKEMAEQQQAQLAADSTLASTQAADRFGAFAAGAMGQEQFITLENNLMKVTLSTKGGKIYSVELKNYQTYEGNPLVLFNGPSNQFGLNFFSQNRSIQTDELYFTPSTPQTDLVATGPEVKKGKEGDVEYNEEFPGTTQSVSMSLDAGQGRSLKFVYTLAHNSYMVGFDIKTNGLGNMIAQNVNYLNFNWAYAGPRLEKKSKFGEDRYTSVNYKYFESDVDKLSPEKTTEESLKTKVKWISFKQLFFNSTIIADDAFPTADISYTYDENSVSKVGDFSADIAIPYDPGMDANFGMEFYFGPNHYTTLKQYDLDLDQLVNLGYSVLRWVNRWLVIPVFNFLRLHIDNFGIIILLLTIFIKMILFPFTYKSYISQAKMRALKPEVDELNEKFGKDKPMEKQQATMALYKKAGVNPMGGCLPMLLQMPILFAMFFFFPTSIELRGESFLWATDLSSYDSIFNLPFSIPFYGDHVSLFCLLMTITTIISTKLNSQATSNNAMPGMQTMMYIMPVMFLFILNNYPAGLSYYYFLANLITIGQMYLFRVLIDDEKIRAQLHANKKKTVKKSKFQQRLEQMAKERGVQMPK, translated from the coding sequence ATGGACAAAAATACAATCGTCGGGATAGTTCTGATTGTCGCTATCCTGATTGGATTTAGTATCCTGAACAAGCCGTCGCAGGAAGAGATTGAAGCGGCCAAGCATAAGCAGGATTCTATTGCGCAGGTTGAAGCTGAACAGCAACAACAGGCGCAAATTCGTGCCAAGGAGATGGCGGAACAGCAGCAGGCGCAGTTAGCCGCAGACTCAACTTTGGCTTCAACTCAGGCAGCCGACCGTTTCGGTGCTTTTGCTGCCGGCGCGATGGGACAAGAGCAATTCATCACGCTTGAAAACAACCTGATGAAAGTTACCCTTTCAACCAAAGGGGGTAAAATTTACTCGGTTGAGTTGAAAAATTACCAAACTTACGAAGGCAACCCATTGGTTCTTTTTAATGGTCCTTCCAACCAGTTTGGTTTGAATTTCTTCTCACAAAACCGCAGTATTCAAACCGACGAGTTATATTTTACACCGTCAACACCCCAAACAGATCTGGTGGCTACCGGCCCGGAAGTGAAGAAGGGGAAAGAAGGCGATGTTGAGTACAACGAAGAGTTTCCGGGTACAACGCAATCTGTTAGCATGAGCCTGGATGCAGGTCAAGGACGTTCGTTGAAGTTTGTTTACACATTGGCCCACAACTCTTACATGGTTGGTTTCGACATTAAAACCAATGGTTTGGGAAATATGATTGCTCAAAATGTGAACTACCTGAACTTCAACTGGGCTTACGCCGGTCCACGTTTGGAAAAGAAATCGAAATTTGGTGAAGACCGTTATACATCAGTCAACTACAAATATTTTGAAAGTGATGTTGACAAGCTTTCTCCAGAAAAGACGACTGAGGAATCGTTGAAAACCAAAGTGAAGTGGATCAGCTTTAAACAGTTGTTCTTCAATTCGACTATTATTGCTGATGATGCTTTCCCGACTGCCGATATTAGCTATACTTACGATGAAAATAGTGTCTCTAAAGTCGGTGATTTTTCGGCTGATATCGCTATTCCTTATGATCCGGGAATGGATGCCAATTTTGGTATGGAATTCTATTTTGGTCCGAACCACTATACAACCTTGAAGCAATATGATCTGGATTTGGATCAACTGGTTAACCTGGGGTACTCTGTGCTTCGTTGGGTAAACCGCTGGTTGGTCATTCCGGTGTTTAATTTCTTGCGTCTCCATATCGATAATTTCGGAATCATTATTCTGTTGTTGACCATCTTCATCAAGATGATCTTGTTCCCGTTCACCTATAAATCATACATTTCACAGGCCAAGATGCGTGCATTGAAGCCGGAGGTTGATGAGTTGAACGAGAAATTCGGTAAAGACAAACCGATGGAAAAACAACAGGCAACAATGGCTTTGTACAAGAAAGCCGGCGTGAACCCGATGGGGGGCTGTTTGCCGATGTTGTTGCAGATGCCGATTTTGTTCGCTATGTTCTTCTTCTTCCCAACTTCGATTGAGTTGCGTGGAGAAAGTTTCCTTTGGGCAACCGACTTGTCGTCATACGATTCAATTTTCAATCTGCCGTTCTCCATTCCATTCTATGGCGACCACGTTAGTTTGTTCTGTTTGCTGATGACCATTACAACGATCATCTCAACAAAATTGAACTCGCAAGCGACCAGCAACAATGCGATGCCGGGAATGCAGACGATGATGTACATTATGCCGGTCATGTTCTTGTTTATCCTGAACAACTATCCTGCAGGTTTGAGTTACTATTACTTCCTGGCCAACTTGATCACAATTGGTCAAATGTATCTGTTCCGCGTTTTGATTGACGATGAAAAGATCCGCGCGCAGCTGCATGCCAATAAAAAGAAAACCGTTAAGAAGTCGAAGTTCCAACAACGACTCGAACAAATGGCGAAAGAACGAGGAGTTCAGATGCCGAAATAA
- a CDS encoding thermonuclease family protein, with protein MYQYQAEIVKVVDGDTYEIDIDLGLSVWVRGERIRLYGVNTPEVYGVKHDSEEYLAGKAASDFVKSIMKKGTLAIVETLKDSKGKYGRYLAVMYVQIAPEVLDGYSNIRSIGDYYCINDLLIAKELAEPYFL; from the coding sequence ATGTATCAATACCAGGCTGAAATTGTGAAAGTGGTGGATGGCGATACCTACGAAATCGACATCGACCTTGGGCTTAGCGTTTGGGTTCGCGGTGAGCGCATTCGTTTGTATGGCGTGAATACACCGGAGGTTTACGGTGTGAAGCATGACTCGGAAGAATATCTGGCGGGAAAAGCTGCTTCCGATTTTGTAAAGTCTATTATGAAGAAGGGCACGTTGGCGATCGTCGAAACGTTGAAGGATTCGAAGGGAAAATACGGGCGTTATTTGGCGGTGATGTATGTCCAGATAGCTCCGGAAGTTTTGGACGGATATTCGAATATCCGGTCAATCGGAGACTACTATTGCATTAACGATTTGTTGATTGCAAAGGAACTTGCCGAACCTTATTTTTTGTAA
- a CDS encoding dipeptidyl-peptidase 3 family protein produces the protein MKNLRFVCLGIIALLLAACSSSSKNETSMVNEIEKKADAFTPVKLTTDLSVLTEKEKQMLPLLFKAAQIMDDLFWMEAYGDKNEILAKSTSDAMTKFLKINYGPWERLNGNEPFMEGVGPKPKGASFYPTDMTKEEFESWSDSAKSSLYTIIERDSVGQLVSVPYHVAFQPQIEQAASYLRQAAELAEDAGLKNYLELRAEALLTDDYFESDMAWLDMKSNTIDFVVGPIESYEDQLFGYKASHEAFILVKDKEWSDRLAKFALLLPELQKALPCDAPYKSEMPGSDSDLNAYDVIYYAGDCNAGSKTIAINLPNDEQVRAEKGSRKLQLKNAMQAKFDKILVPISNLLIAEDQRQHVKFDAFFENTMFHEVAHGLGLGNTIDGTKTVRQALRDTYSSLEEGKADILGLWVVYKLNEMGELGEKDMMDNFVTFMAGIFRSVRFGGVSAHGKANMIRFYYFQEQGAFERDEETGTYRVNYEKMKEAMMKLSDLLLTVQGNGDYAHAQELISKMGFVREDLQRDLDRVNSAGIPVDIVFEQGPEVVGL, from the coding sequence ATGAAAAACTTACGCTTTGTTTGTTTGGGAATTATTGCACTGCTTTTGGCAGCTTGTAGTAGTTCGTCCAAAAATGAAACTTCGATGGTAAATGAAATTGAAAAGAAGGCGGATGCGTTTACGCCTGTGAAGCTGACAACAGATTTGTCGGTGCTGACTGAAAAGGAGAAACAGATGTTGCCATTGTTATTTAAGGCAGCGCAAATTATGGACGATCTTTTTTGGATGGAAGCCTATGGCGATAAAAACGAAATTTTGGCAAAGTCGACCAGCGATGCGATGACCAAGTTTTTGAAAATTAATTATGGTCCGTGGGAGCGTTTGAACGGCAACGAACCATTCATGGAGGGAGTTGGCCCCAAGCCGAAAGGTGCCAGTTTTTATCCAACAGATATGACGAAGGAGGAATTTGAGAGTTGGAGCGACTCTGCAAAATCCAGTTTGTACACAATAATCGAGCGTGATTCGGTGGGCCAATTGGTGTCGGTGCCGTATCATGTCGCTTTTCAACCACAGATTGAACAGGCTGCTTCCTATTTACGGCAAGCTGCGGAGCTGGCTGAAGATGCAGGCTTGAAGAATTACCTGGAGTTGCGGGCGGAAGCCTTGCTGACCGATGATTATTTCGAAAGCGATATGGCCTGGTTGGATATGAAATCGAATACGATTGATTTTGTGGTAGGCCCGATTGAGAGCTATGAAGATCAGTTGTTCGGCTACAAGGCGTCGCACGAAGCTTTCATTTTAGTAAAAGACAAGGAATGGAGCGACCGCTTGGCGAAATTTGCCCTGTTGTTGCCCGAACTGCAGAAGGCTTTGCCTTGCGATGCACCCTACAAAAGTGAAATGCCCGGATCGGATTCAGATCTGAATGCCTACGACGTGATCTACTATGCCGGTGATTGCAATGCCGGAAGTAAAACCATCGCCATTAACTTGCCAAACGACGAGCAGGTGCGGGCAGAAAAGGGAAGTCGCAAGTTGCAGTTGAAAAATGCCATGCAAGCGAAATTCGACAAAATATTAGTCCCGATTTCAAATTTACTGATTGCCGAAGACCAACGTCAGCATGTGAAATTTGACGCCTTTTTTGAGAATACGATGTTTCATGAAGTAGCGCACGGCTTGGGACTTGGTAATACGATTGACGGGACAAAAACAGTCCGCCAGGCTTTGCGCGATACCTATTCTTCGCTGGAGGAAGGAAAAGCAGATATCCTCGGACTTTGGGTGGTCTACAAGCTGAATGAAATGGGTGAGTTGGGAGAAAAGGACATGATGGACAACTTTGTGACGTTCATGGCCGGCATTTTCAGGTCGGTTCGTTTTGGCGGTGTAAGTGCTCATGGTAAAGCGAATATGATCCGCTTTTACTATTTCCAGGAGCAAGGCGCATTTGAGCGTGACGAAGAGACCGGCACATATCGGGTGAATTACGAGAAAATGAAAGAAGCAATGATGAAGCTTTCTGATTTGTTGCTAACAGTACAAGGCAATGGTGATTATGCGCATGCCCAGGAATTGATTTCTAAAATGGGATTTGTTCGGGAAGATTTACAGCGTGATTTGGATCGCGTAAACAGTGCGGGAATTCCAGTTGATATTGTATTTGAGCAAGGTCCGGAGGTTGTTGGCTTGTAA
- a CDS encoding CTP synthase: MSATKYIFVTGGVTSSLGKGILAASLAKLLQARGYSVTIQKLDPYINVDPGTLNPYEHGECYVTEDGAETDLDLGHYERFLNVPTSQANNVTTGRIYQSVINKERRGDYLGKTVQIIPHITDEIKRKIKFLGTKRNYDIVVTEIGGTVGDMESLPYIESVRQLKWELGSNALVIHLTLVPFLAASGELKTKPTQHSVKMLLENGVQPDVLVLRTEHDLATSIRKKVALFCNVDPDSVVQSIDVETIYDVPNKMLEEKLDLTVLRKLHLPAKNEPKLDDWNEFLRKLKNPEREIKIGLVGKYVELPDAYKSIAEALIHAGAINRVKVNLEWIHSEDINESNYEQLLSPLNGVIIAPGFGHRGIEGKILATKYIRENNIPFLGICLGMQIAVIEFARNVLGWEGADSTEMNEKTNYPVIGLMEEQKGITEKGGTMRLGAYTCLINDKKSHLYKAYQKDEIRERHRHRYEFNNEYLEAFKAGGMKPVGINPDTNLVEVVELPNHKWFVGVQYHPEYSSTVLKPHPLFVAFVNAANS, translated from the coding sequence TTGTCAGCAACCAAGTACATCTTTGTTACAGGAGGGGTGACCTCCTCACTAGGAAAAGGAATCTTAGCCGCTTCATTAGCTAAGTTGTTGCAAGCCAGAGGTTACTCTGTTACCATCCAAAAGCTTGACCCTTACATCAATGTCGATCCCGGAACGTTGAATCCTTACGAACACGGGGAATGTTACGTTACCGAAGACGGTGCAGAAACCGACCTTGACCTCGGGCATTACGAGCGTTTTTTGAATGTTCCGACTTCACAGGCAAACAATGTAACCACCGGGCGGATCTACCAATCAGTGATCAATAAAGAGCGGAGAGGAGACTATTTGGGTAAGACTGTGCAGATCATTCCGCACATTACAGACGAAATCAAGCGTAAAATTAAGTTCTTGGGAACCAAGCGTAACTACGATATCGTAGTGACTGAGATTGGTGGAACTGTTGGTGACATGGAATCTTTGCCATACATCGAATCTGTTCGTCAGTTGAAATGGGAGCTAGGCTCTAACGCGTTGGTGATTCATTTAACGTTGGTGCCATTCCTCGCTGCTTCAGGCGAGTTGAAAACCAAACCGACGCAGCACTCGGTGAAAATGTTGCTGGAAAATGGGGTTCAACCTGATGTGTTGGTACTGCGTACCGAGCATGATTTGGCAACCAGTATCCGCAAAAAAGTAGCTTTGTTCTGTAACGTTGATCCTGACTCGGTTGTGCAATCAATCGATGTGGAAACCATCTATGACGTGCCGAACAAAATGCTGGAAGAAAAACTGGACCTTACCGTTCTTCGCAAATTGCACCTTCCGGCTAAAAACGAACCAAAATTGGATGACTGGAATGAGTTTCTGCGTAAACTGAAAAATCCGGAAAGAGAAATCAAGATTGGTTTGGTTGGTAAATACGTTGAATTGCCCGATGCATACAAGTCGATTGCTGAGGCATTGATTCATGCCGGAGCAATTAACCGGGTAAAAGTTAATTTGGAGTGGATCCACTCGGAAGATATTAATGAAAGCAACTACGAGCAATTGTTATCTCCTCTGAATGGTGTAATCATTGCTCCGGGATTCGGTCACCGAGGAATCGAAGGCAAAATTTTAGCTACAAAATACATTCGCGAAAATAACATCCCATTCTTGGGAATTTGCTTGGGAATGCAGATCGCTGTTATTGAATTCGCCCGTAACGTTTTAGGCTGGGAAGGAGCGGACTCAACCGAGATGAACGAAAAAACCAACTATCCGGTCATTGGACTGATGGAAGAGCAAAAAGGAATCACCGAAAAAGGTGGAACCATGCGTCTTGGTGCCTATACCTGTCTGATCAACGATAAAAAGTCGCATCTGTATAAAGCTTATCAGAAGGATGAGATTCGCGAACGTCACCGTCACCGTTACGAATTCAACAACGAGTATCTCGAAGCTTTCAAAGCCGGCGGCATGAAGCCAGTGGGAATTAACCCGGATACAAATTTGGTTGAGGTTGTTGAATTGCCTAATCACAAATGGTTTGTAGGTGTTCAGTATCACCCGGAATACAGTAGTACAGTATTAAAACCACATCCCCTGTTCGTAGCTTTTGTGAACGCTGCCAACAGTTAA
- a CDS encoding DUF349 domain-containing protein yields MEPKDLKNSNDELNANPEATGDAATPVESQDSVKNVPEEEIAETNSQPEEPVSKEEASEEPVEEVVSETDSGDEVEQSEEEEDQEDESDSEDEEEEEMDEETANAVIASGKIDYSSYTEVELINALRDLLAETTDEDIKDEVDRIKINFFKKHRANVETEKAAYLADGGKEEDFEPGNAPYEDDLKNLLREYRQLRGDRAKEMEEEKEQNLEIKYQIIEDIKSLVNRDESINKTFQEFRDLQQKWRDTGLVPQAKLKDLWETYHHHVENFYDYIKINKELRDLDLKKNMEAKITICEKAEELLVEPSVIKAFNILQKYHEQWREIGPVPRDKKDDLWERFKAATSKINKKHQEYFEDRKEDQKHNLDAKTVLCEKAEEIATLDLHNHKDWDDKSKELIELQKVWRTIGFAPKKDNNRIYERFRGACDKFFDAKREFYAQNKEMQQNNLQLKLDLCVQAEALKDSTDWKKSTDEFISIQKKWKEIGPVPRKQSDAIWKRFRAACDYFFDQKSEHFNTVDHEQVDNLKLKQELIEEIRKYKLTKDEDEDLEQMKDFQRRWTEIGHVPFKDKDKIQNEFRNAINEHFDHLRIDEHKRNVLKFKTKISNFSETSKGQNKMRFERDKYITKMKQLENDLSLLNNNIGFFANTKNAESLIEDVNKKIQATIEKIELLKEKIRIIDEMDDED; encoded by the coding sequence ATGGAGCCTAAAGATCTGAAAAACTCAAATGATGAGTTAAATGCAAACCCGGAAGCGACCGGCGATGCAGCTACGCCAGTAGAGAGCCAGGATTCTGTGAAAAATGTCCCTGAGGAAGAGATTGCAGAAACGAATTCGCAGCCGGAAGAACCGGTTTCTAAGGAAGAAGCGTCGGAAGAACCTGTTGAAGAAGTCGTGTCGGAGACGGATTCGGGCGATGAAGTAGAACAGTCAGAAGAGGAAGAAGATCAGGAGGATGAATCCGATTCCGAAGATGAAGAAGAGGAGGAGATGGACGAGGAAACAGCGAATGCTGTAATCGCTTCCGGAAAGATTGACTATTCTTCATACACCGAGGTTGAACTGATCAATGCGCTGCGCGATTTGTTAGCCGAGACTACCGACGAAGACATCAAAGACGAGGTTGATCGTATCAAAATAAACTTCTTTAAAAAGCACCGGGCAAATGTTGAGACTGAGAAAGCAGCTTACCTGGCCGATGGTGGAAAAGAAGAAGACTTTGAGCCCGGAAACGCTCCATATGAAGATGACCTGAAAAATCTTCTCCGCGAATATCGCCAGTTGAGAGGTGATCGGGCGAAAGAAATGGAGGAAGAGAAGGAGCAAAATCTTGAGATAAAATACCAGATTATTGAAGATATTAAGTCGCTTGTCAATCGAGACGAGTCGATCAATAAAACGTTCCAGGAGTTTCGTGATTTGCAGCAGAAGTGGCGCGATACCGGTTTGGTGCCACAAGCGAAGCTGAAAGATTTGTGGGAAACCTACCATCACCATGTTGAGAATTTCTACGATTACATCAAGATCAACAAGGAGTTGAGAGATCTTGATTTGAAGAAAAACATGGAAGCCAAAATAACGATTTGCGAAAAAGCAGAGGAGTTGCTGGTTGAGCCCTCGGTGATTAAAGCCTTCAATATTCTTCAGAAATACCACGAGCAGTGGCGTGAAATTGGTCCTGTTCCGCGTGATAAAAAAGATGATTTGTGGGAGCGCTTCAAAGCGGCTACTTCTAAAATCAACAAAAAACACCAGGAATATTTCGAAGACCGGAAAGAAGATCAAAAGCACAATTTGGATGCAAAAACCGTGTTGTGTGAAAAAGCGGAGGAAATTGCCACTTTGGATTTGCACAACCACAAAGATTGGGACGACAAATCGAAAGAGCTGATTGAGTTGCAGAAGGTTTGGCGGACAATTGGTTTTGCTCCGAAAAAAGATAACAACCGGATTTACGAGCGTTTCCGTGGAGCGTGCGACAAATTTTTCGATGCAAAACGCGAGTTTTACGCGCAAAACAAAGAAATGCAGCAAAATAACCTGCAGTTGAAACTGGATTTGTGTGTGCAGGCCGAAGCATTAAAAGACAGCACCGACTGGAAAAAGAGTACGGACGAGTTCATTAGCATTCAAAAGAAATGGAAAGAAATTGGCCCTGTACCACGGAAACAGTCGGACGCTATTTGGAAGCGTTTCCGTGCAGCTTGCGATTATTTCTTCGACCAAAAATCGGAGCATTTCAATACCGTTGATCACGAACAGGTCGACAACCTGAAGTTGAAACAGGAGCTGATTGAAGAAATCCGGAAGTACAAGTTGACGAAGGATGAAGATGAAGATCTGGAGCAAATGAAAGATTTTCAACGTCGTTGGACGGAGATCGGCCACGTTCCGTTCAAAGACAAGGATAAAATTCAGAATGAGTTCCGGAATGCGATCAATGAGCATTTCGATCATCTGCGGATTGATGAACACAAACGTAACGTGCTGAAATTCAAAACGAAAATTTCCAATTTCTCAGAGACATCGAAAGGACAAAACAAGATGCGTTTCGAGCGTGATAAGTACATCACCAAGATGAAACAGCTTGAAAACGATTTGTCTTTGCTAAATAATAATATCGGATTTTTCGCGAATACGAAGAACGCCGAATCGCTTATTGAAGATGTAAATAAGAAGATTCAGGCGACGATAGAAAAGATTGAGTTGCTGAAAGAAAAGATTCGTATTATCGACGAAATGGACGACGAAGATTAA